A region of Culicoides brevitarsis isolate CSIRO-B50_1 chromosome 1, AGI_CSIRO_Cbre_v1, whole genome shotgun sequence DNA encodes the following proteins:
- the LOC134827303 gene encoding A-kinase anchor protein 9 isoform X1, with translation MSREDSLEARGNLHQSIEEDIVEEIIEDLVEGSTTENNAATKDRKRTLFNLDDDEASLARGLAQRFGIDENADISIGNIAQEKRAAVLKTQSSKEDNKRSSIDSLEEAPNSLESSSSSKENVEPGHKSNNKSKTEDKKDVKELSPLQEDVILINNNKVSLNILKQRQEASQDNSLNNTTNDISDLAKDTFTQYSAAETSKSQQMPKETQSLREDATTPDASVRGFNSLGTAVPYKLPAKARSDDEASGSPSLSCGEEDKSIEEMIIENSIEISSKSCVLDDDVVEHTDIVKQNIDFEFKEDDEKSESPANLKEKILQNSATFAELQLQRQADGSSNVIDENSPAKAKDDESAPVIKKMQRADTFTKEILDDISEESDRHAHSLPEDPSKLIEKGSVMRRILEQNITKRGEITNETLNSDILDITTTTINDSSVQRTPMNSRVGSIDQQQEAVNSETVMRAMEARIKDLQSIVSSKDICISALNSRLENLSRRGSWKEGRDSLQNTNLNSGKESSSFTSTIYKDLNEDAMVDIMDVQAELMERDTLIDQLTERLQQSIVDREELQKQGELLTHEVEMLKRQLADTLELMKKPQQFRENRLSQVSIDLVSDFDEDEADTGINPFSGLDLELDMYNQSTTEFSQEIENFRQILKPEELKIFSLIQKKFDEFLRQEIEKVHISHDSEMKILRDELESEKSRGEKVLADLRSELEAKHTQEMEKLRTYFEQKCSDMEKQYSEDVFSQQSRRHSTADTGSDISDQENLPEEKAASKPSTPSKHKASLYMSPTHRKLTPTTLEAKSPVKKLKATKLDLSKDDAVDLAEIEDLKAHYLNKIDEMREFYEDKIEKLENQLKTFEARPDEEDEFRTSKVVEIPPKTQKQDETPENKPSTSTNIAQMHQEEEFHTIVADFERRLQEQVRLAKEDVISDMEKMIQAFASDNAPDESTWPREFLLLREKFTAKSQLEITQLKIQHAEEMARIKQDYEYKLQQKLKRQTKFDSARDLDKIINERDTLRELSSTLRWVLGELAKYFSVYENDLNATLFEELQKYADQALLETSNALRGDDEPQEVAAMELNETDNDIDKGTMNESVIVTASNTSKKFVKYAADMSGILALIEEPSIIGLLSKKGQDQEYDVNVEDCVERLKKEACRLLGLSQQLCKYKDDEKMSDKSDSCEEEDGLRSSKRRSVAATKSLDDNAINANQQRYAKIDVPPTNSLPIFTSEDIASISFEPKSELNVKLHELKNRLLKSEDEKRSLETELAETISRHDSLAQELKDVKQQLVSLESAKEMISEGYGVNPMGQPIKSHATSLLELQERAKTLLGPAENNSTKDQSQLLQLIEDFCRESDRYFDEGKQGEDDLKQQTKTNTKTQSDVVVTSSCSKKCKIHKSHTICCACIESCDQIEAADKQLRATRKFLEEQAAEREHERDEFTKEIERLKTVIQNRDKERGVHERTEKEELYGELCISHEQVLAQVEQMKQQIDALQQEIKDQESRKSKMESDLKDSLNKIYDLREIIAELETQIDAKTKQEAIYTDRIKELESYLEDQANANDTLTQEVENLKLNMDEQAFLDRITYLEGELKKLRPTGEQSIVLETISDNLRQIETTLDRKTKFLESLHADVCSASCSSPSEDVSHQDSPIRKLESLPQEPASLPVDEVQRIMEKLAKHSRAEEAAVKRIKDLEMQIVSSRVNIAELQNERDILQERMSEQLARISSLQSRLDEQRLRAEELHRQGTSDLNIRVHDLQNEVSNLKETLLARDNQIKTLNTALENSKNAIDRLEVELAIRPLNETAEQIVKLETNLRQQKEENQALQNKIKNEMINKLAIPDLIETMLSDKNEEIDHLKEKLAAKERELQTYVQLFDKQHSKQGHDTGLDEKNSARTLSDIISLSDYDEPDVMRKQAQKTQNEFVIPGASLHGFPMDSSSKHFNSTQKPGISTDTLFGARPSTSTSRKDQSTFNRPEFFPNLSDFTKDPNSVTPEIQPRQINFSNFEETASSGRITRENLLGTPAIVEEITDDEHLSNIMEENEDIEELRKQASRVPALEQEVESLKLELDKHGIESKGKVGEIVNERKDLQAEVNELRVKISEMQKLEVELKYKTREIEEVNAKLHKIQQEMDLRNEEIGILQDKSDAKAAECETLQLEIERMRKSDMTKRLLFQIDTLTQQVESLNKIIAHKDELLTKLEKEATNHAKAERDTSSLELELQRMRDESNEVKKTLAMKLYEYEKMKIDVAEATREIEILKATLLQKDELIKNTSGGEMLEITAQLQDAQNENLELKTELERLRSESDSQDLEKQSASLDARLTELKSLLEKEVQKYNNLMKVRDELQADFDELKRMYDKEKDNGMKLQMILDSERKQTNSMANQDANLIQALRIRLEAALDNEVALQEALEKERVKNDNLAGVQRTKSFDNYIMMRSPLESPKKFHRSSDFDADAIARLETEIKMLTAQRERERERVFDMQNILERERKRFESDIAERNDYIENIKREVNRLSKDKESLEDELEHTQEKLMMSQREIEALEMRLAQMTEIDSRRSVRRGKEIVESSRTANDLQGVKEKLKEVEKERDSLCDTIARLKQDIERGAQREAKYAEALSQANLETVVPEQFMEKLREMTRLLTENAKENRQLVDTMQILSEERRELQKRIMELESDGNFYPRTDLEERANHLFGKYLRTESYRKALVHQKRYLLTILAVYEENEAKAMMLLGNEKKQAAKKPSFRGAVYVVIAIERMKYIVRRWHSGKRVATKAVFSQQYAPRRSQSASNNVWTVTHGDHIHYGVNATSPPCRDRPTCATTTTNANNVPSPRDKRTWHQILSENMRTASPCTEFTENAVNISSN, from the exons ATGTCACGCGAAGATAGTCTCGAAGCTCGCGGCAATTTACATCAGTCCATCGAAGAGGATATCGTCGAGGAAATTATCGAAGATCTCGTCGAAGGATCCACGACGGAAAATAATGCAGCGACAAAAGATCGCAAACGGACCCTCTTCAACCTGGACGACGACGAAGCGAGTCTCGCACGTGGTCTCGCTCAGCGATTCGGCATCGACGAAAACGCCGACATCAGTATTGGAAATATTGCTCAAGAAAAACGCGCGGCAGTATTAAAAACGCAAAGCTCAAAGGAAGACAATAAGCGAAGTAGCATTGATTCGCTCGAGGAGGCACCAAATAGTCTCGAATCCTCGAGCAGTTCGAAGGAAAATGTCGAACCGGGACACAAAAGTAACAACAAATCCAAGACAGAAGACAAAAAAGACGTCAAAGAACTTTCGCCGTTGCAAGAGGACGTCATTttaatcaacaacaacaaagttaGTCTGAATATTCTGAAGCAGCGACAAGAAGCGAGTCAGGATAACAGTCTGAACAACACGACAAATGACATAAGTGACCTCGCGAAAGACACATTTACGCAATACTCGGCTGCCGAGACGTCAAAATCGCAACAAATGCCGAAAGAGACGCAGAGTTTGCGAGAAGATGCCACTACGCCCGATGCGTCGGTGCGTGGATTCAATAGTCTCGGAACAGCAGTGCCATATAAACTCCCAGCCAAGGCAAGATCCGACGATGAGGCATCCGGAAGTCCCTCGCTGAGCTGCGGCGAGGAAGATAAATCGATAGAAGAAATGATAATCGAGAACAGTATCGAAATTTCGAGTAAATCCTGCGTTTTGGATGATGACGTCGTTGAACACACAGACATCGTCAAGCAAAATATCGATTTCGAGTTCAAAGAAGACGACGAAAAGTCAGAAAGTCCCgcaaatttaaaggaaaaaattctgCAAAATAGCGCCACGTTCGCGGAACTTCAACTCCAGCGACAAGCCGATGGCAGTTCAAACGTGATCGACGAAAATTCGCCCGCAAAAGCGAAAGATGACGAATCTGCACCGGTTATCAAGAAGATGCAACGAGCGGATACCTTCACAAAAGAAATTCTCGATGACATTTCCGAAGAATCGGATCGACATGCACATTCGTTGCCGGAAGACCCGTCAAAACTCATCGAGAAAGGCTCCGTTATGCGACGCATTCTCGAACAAAATATCACGAAACGCGGCGAAATCACAAATGAAACGCTCAATTCGGACATTTTGGATATCACGACAACCACAATTAATGATTCATCCGTCCAGCGAACGCCGATGAATAGCAGAGTCGGATCCATTGACCAACAACAAGAGGCTGTGAACTCAGAAACTGTAATGCGTGCCATGGAAGCGCGCATCAAAGACTTGCAAAGTATTGTGAGCAGCAAAGATATTTGCATATCAGCATTAAATTCAAGACTGGAAAATTTATCGAGACGCGGTTCGTGGAAGGAAGGACGTGATTCGCTGCAAAATACGAATTTGAATTCGGGGAAGGAGTCCAGCAGCTTCACGTCTACCATTTATAAGGATCTGAATGAGGATGCCATGGTTGAT aTCATGGACGTCCAAGCAGAACTTATGGAACGCGACACACTCATCGACCAACTTACCGAACGACTTCAACAATCAATCGTTGATCGTGAGGAATTACAAAAACAAGGCGAGTTACTTACGCACGAAGTGGAGATGCTAAAACGTCAATTAGCCGACACTTTGGAATTAATGAAGAAACCGCAGCAGTTCAGAGAAAAc cgTTTATCTCAAGTTTCCATCGATCTCGTGAGCGATTTCGACGAAGACGAGGCCGACACAGGCATAAATCCCTTCAGCGGACTCGATCTCGAGCTAGACATGTACAACCAAAGCACGACAGAATTCTCTCAGGAAATCGAAAACTTCAGACAGATCCTCAAACCAgaagaactaaaaattttctccctcATCCAGAAGaaatttgacgaatttttaCGTCAAGAAATCGAAAAAGTTCACATATCACACGATTCCGAGATGAAAATCCTCCGCGATGAACTTGAATCGGAAAAATCGCGAGGCGAAAAGGTCCTTGCTGACTTGCGATCGGAACTCGAGGCCAAACACACGCAAGAAATGGAGAAACTTCGAACGTATTTCGAGCAAAAGTGCTCGGACATGGAGAAGCAGTATTCCGAAGATGTGTTTTCGCAACAAAGTCGCCGACATTCGACGGCAGATACGGGTTCCGACATCTCGGACCAGGAAAATTTGCCGGAAGAGAAAGCGGCGTCGAAACCAAGTACACCGAGCAAGCACAAGGCATCGCTTTACATGAGTCCAACGCACCGGAAACTGACTCCGACTACTTTGGAAGCAAAAAGCcccgtgaaaaaattaaaagcgacGAAATTGGATTTATCGAAGGACGACGCAGTGGATTTGGCAGAAATTGAGGACTTAAAAGCGCATTATCTCAACAAAATTGACGAGATGCGAGAATTCTACGAagataaaatcgaaaaattagaaaatcaaCTAAAGACTTTTGAAGCACGACCAGATGAGGAAGACGAATTTAGG ACATCAAAAGTGGTCGAAATCCCACCAAAGACACAAAAACAGGACGAAACACCTGAAAACAAGCCTAGCACAAGTACTAACATTGCTCAAATGCATCAAGAAGAGGAATTCCACACAATTGTCGCCGACTTTGAACGTCGTTTGCAAGAACAAGTACGCTTGGCAAAGGAAGATGTCATCTCGGACATGGAAAAAATGATTCAG GCATTCGCCTCAGATAACGCACCAGACGAGAGTACGTGGCCACGTGAGTTCCTTTTGCTGCGCGAAAAGTTCACCGCGAAGAGTCAACTTGAAATTACGCAACTCAAGATCCAACATGCCGAGGAAATGGCTCGCATAAAGCAGGATTACGAGTACAAGTTGCAGCAAAAATTGAAGCGCCAGACAAAATTCGATTCGGCACGTGACTTGGACAAAATTATCAATGAACGGGACACGTTACGGGAGTTGTCGTCGACTCTACGATGGGTCTTGGGAGAGTTGGCCAAGTATTTCAGCGTGTATGAAAATGACTTGAACGCCACTTTGTTCGAGGAATTGCAAAAATACGCCGATCAAGCGTTGCTGGAGACTTCAAATGCGTTACGGGGTGACGATGAGCCGCAAGAAGTCGCCGCCATGGAATTAAATGAGACTGATAACGACATTGATAAGGGCACGATGAACGAATCTGTGATAGTGACGGCCTCGAATACGTCGAAAAAGTTCGTGAAATATGCCGCCGACATGTCAGGCATCCTGGCGCTGATCGAGGAACCGTCCATCATTGGTTTGCTGTCGAAAAAGGGGCAGGATCAGGAATATGACGTCAATGTCGAGGACTGCGTTGAACGATTGAAGAAGGAAGCATGTCGTTTACTCGGTCTCAGTCAACAGCTGTGCAAATATAAAGACGACGAGAAAATGTCCGACAAAAGTGACAGTTGCGAGGAAGAAGATGGACTCCGGAGCAGCAAACGTCGTTCTGTAGCAGCAACCAAATCACTCGACGACAACGCCATTAACGCCAACCAACAGCGATATGCCAAAATTGACGTGCCCCCAACGAACAGTTTGCCGATTTTCACGTCGGAAGACATCGCCAGCATCAGTTTCGAGCCCAAAAGTGAACTAAATGTCAAATTACACGAACTCAAAAATCGTCTTTTAAAGTCAGAGGACGAAAAACGCAGTCTCGAAACGGAATTAGCTGAAACAATTTCACGTCACGACAGTTTAGCGCAAGAACTGAAGGACGTAAAACAACAATTAGTCAGTTTGGAGTCCGCGAAGGAGATGATAAGTGAGGGATATGGCGTCAATCCAATGGGACAACCCATCAAATCGCATGCCACAAGTCTCCTGGAGCTGCAGGAACGAGCAAAAACGTTGCTGGGACCCGCAGAGAACAACAGTACAAAAGACCAAAGTCAATTATTGCAATTAATCGAAGACTTTTGCCGCGAAAGTGATCGTTATTTCGACGAAGGCAAACAAGGAGAAGATGATTTGAAGCAACAG ACAAAAACTAACACAAAAACACAATCAGACGTAGTAGTTACCTCTAGTTGtagtaaaaaatgtaaaattcacAAGTCGCACACCATTTGTTGCGCCTGTATTGAAAGTTGCGATCAG atCGAAGCCGCCGACAAACAGCTTAGAGCAACCCGCAAGTTCCTAGAAGAACAGGCGGCGGAACGCGAGCATGAACGTGACGAGTTCACGAAAGAAATTGAACGCTTAAAGACAGTCATCCAGAATCGGGACAAGGAACGCGGAGTGCATGAACGAACCGAAAAGGAg GAGTTGTATGGAGAGTTGTGCATTAGTCATGAGCAAGTATTAGCACAA GTGGAGCAAATGAAACAGCAGATCGATGCATTGCAGCAAGAAATCAAGGACCAAGAGTCTCGTAAATCCAAAATGGAAAGCGATCTCAAAGACTCTCTCAACAAAATTTACGATCTCCGTGAAATTATCGCCGAACTCGAGACCCAAATCGACGCCAAGACCAAACAAGAAGCCATTTACACGGATCGCATCAAGGAACTCGAATCGTATCTCGAGGATCAAGCCAACGCTAATGACACTTTAACCCAAGAAGTGGAAAACTTGAAACTTAACATGGACGAACAAGCGTTCCTCGATCGCATCACGTACTTGGAGGGAGAACTCAAGAAATTACGTCCGACTGGGGAGCAAAGTATCGTTCTCGAGACAATTTCGGATAATTTGCGACAAATTGAGACAACGTTAGATCGAAAAACGAAATTCCTCGAGTCGTTACATGCTGATGTTTGTTCCGCTTCGTGCAGTAGCCCGTCGGAGGATGTGTCGCATCAGGATTCGCCGATACGGAAATTGGAATCGTTGCCGCAGGAACCAGCTTCGTTGCCAGTGGATGAGGTACAACGCATAATGGAGAAACTGGCGAAACACTCGAGAGCTGAAGAAGCTGCCGTGAAACGGATTAAAGACTTGGAAATGCAGATCGTTAGTTCGAGAGTTAATATtgcg gaACTGCAAAACGAGCGTGATATTTTGCAAGAACGCATGTCCGAACAACTCGCTCGCATCTCGTCACTCCAATCCCGCTTAGATGAGCAACGATTACGTGCCGAGGAACTGCATCGTCAAGGCACATCTGACCTCAACATTCGCGTGCACGATCTCCAAAACGAAGTTTCAAATCTCAAGGAAACTCTTCTTGCTCGCGACAACCAAATCAAGACATTAAACACCGCACTCGAGAACAGCAAAAATGCCATCGATCGTCTCGAAGTGGAACTCGCCATTCGTCCCCTGAACGAGACAGCAGAACAAATCGTCAAGCTCGAGACAAATTTACGACAACAAAAGGAGGAAAATCAAGCCTTGcagaataaaatcaaaaacgaAATGATCAACAAACTCGCGATACCGGATCTCATTGAAACCATGTTGTCGGACAAGAACGAGGAAATTGAtcatttgaaggaaaaattagCGGCAAAGGAGCGAGAACTTCAAACGTACGTGCAACTTTTCGATAAACAACATTCGAAACAGGGACACGATACGGGACTGGATGAGAAAAATAGTGCGAGAACGTTGAGTGATATAATTTCGTTGTCGGATTACGATGAGCCGGATGTCATGCGGAAACAAGCGCAAAAAACGCAGAATGAATTTGTCATTCCAGGTGCTAGTTTGCATGGATTCCCAATG gATTCCTCATCGAAACACTTCAATTCCACACAAAAGCCGGGCATATCCACAGACACCTTATTCGGCGCCCGTCCTTCAACTTCCACATCTCGCAAGGACCAATCCACCTTTAATCGTCCGGAATTCTTCCCCAACCTTTCCGACTTCACAAAAGACCCGAATTCCGTGACACCTGAAATCCAACCGCGCCAAATCAACTTCAGCAACTTCGAGGAAACAGCATCCAGTGGTCGTATCACGCGCGAAAACCTCCTTGGCACCCCCGCAATTGTCGAAGAAATCACCGATGACGAACATTTGTCCAACATCATGGAAGAAAATGAAGACATCGAAGAATTACGCAAACAGGCATCTCGTGTGCCCGCCTTGGAACAAGAAGTCGAAAGTCTAAAACTGGAATTGGACAAACACGGCATCGAATCCAAGGGAAAAGTTGGCGAAATTGTGAATGAACGCAAAGATTTGCAAGCCGAAGTCAACGAATTACGCGTCAAAATATCAGAAATGCAAAAACTTGAAGTCGAACTGAAATACAAGACACGCGAAATTGAGGAAGTAAATGCCAAACTGCATAAAATCCAACAAGAAATGGACCTAAGAAACGAGGAAATCGGAATTTTACAAGACAAGAGTGACGCCAAAGCAGCCGAATGCGAAACTTTACAACTGGAAATCGAACGCATGCGAAAATCTGACATGACGAAGAGACTTTTATTCCAAATTGACACGCTCACGCAACAAGTGGAGtcgttaaacaaaattatcgcCCACAAAGACGAGTTGCTGACGAAACTCGAAAAGGAAGCAACGAATCACGCAAAAGCTGAACGTGACACCAGCAGCTTAGAATTGGAACTGCAACGCATGCGAGACGAATCGAACGAAGTCAAAAAGACGCTCGCCATGAAATTGTacgaatatgaaaaaatgaagattgaTGTCGCCGAAGCGACGCGAGAAATTGAAATTCTCAAAGCTACGCTCCTGCAAAAGGATGAACTCATCAAAAACACGTCGGGCGGCGAAATGCTCGAAATTACGGCGCAACTGCAAGACGCCCAAAACGAAAACTTGGAGCTAAAGACTGAATTGGAGCGATTACGGTCGGAATCGGATTCGCAAGACTTGGAAAAGCAAAGTGCGAGTTTAGATGCGAGACTTACGGAACTGAAATCGCTGCTGGAAAAGGAGGTTCAAAAATACAACAATCTCATGAAAGTCCGCGATGAATTGCAAGCCGACTTTGACGAGTTGAAACGGATGTACGACAAAGAAAAAGACAATGGCATGAAGTTGCAGATGATTCTCGACTCGGAACGGAAACAAACGAATTCCATGGCGAACCAAGATGCGAATCTAATTCAAGCTTTGCGAATTCGACTTGAGGCTGCCTTGGATAATGAGGTGGCGCTGCAAGAAGCTCTTGAAAAGGAGCGTGTCAAGAACGACAATTTGGCCGGAGTGCAACGTACAAAATCCTTCGATAACTACATCATGATGCGATCACCCCTGGAGTCACCAAAGAAATTCCATCGTTCAAGCGATTTTGACGCGGATGCCATTGCCCGTCTTGAAACGGAGATCAAAATGTTGACGGCGCAACGTGAACGAGAACGCGAACGTGTCTTCGACATGCAAAATATCCTGGAACGCGAACGGAAACGCTTCGAATCAGACATCGCTGAACGCAACGATTACATTGAAAACATCAAACGTGAAGTAAATCGTCTTAGCAAGGACAAGGAATCGCTTGAAGACGAACTGGAACACACCCAAGAGAAACTGATGATGTCACAGCGCGAAATTGAAGCACTCGAAATGCGTTTGGCGCAAATGACGGAGATTGACAGTCGTCGATCCGTTCGTCGGGGCAAAGAAATTGTCGAATCCAGTCGAACGGCGAACGATTTGCAAGGTGtcaaggaaaaattgaaagaagttGAGAAGGAACGCGACTCCCTGTGTGACACAATTGCTCGTTTGAAGCAAGATATCGAACGTGGGGCCCAGAGAGAAGCCAAATACGCGGAGGCCTTGTCACAGGCGAACCTCGAGACAGTTGTTCCCGaacaatttatggaaaaattgcgTGAAATGACGCGTTTGTTAACGGAAAATGCCAAAGAAAACCGCCAACTGGTCGATACGATGCAAATTTTGTCGGAAGAAAGGCGCGAATTACAAAAACGTATTATGGAGCTTGAAAGTGACGGAAACTTTTATCCACGAACGGATTTGGAGGAACGTGCTAATCATTTATTCGGAAAATATTTACGTACTGAGAGTTATCGCAAAGCTCTCGTTCATCAGAAACGCTATTTGCTCACGATACTCGCTGTCTACGAAGAAAATGAGGCAAAGGCGATGATGTTGCTTGGTAATGAGAAGAAACAAGCGGCGAAAAAGCCATCTTTCAGAGGTGCTGTCTACGTTGTGATTGCCATTGAACGCATGAAGTATATCGTGAGGAGGTGGCACAGCGGAAAACGTGTCGCTACCAAAGCTGTTTTTTCACAGCAATATGCTccaag ACGTTCCCAATCGGCAAGCAACAACGTATGGACCGTGACACATGGCGATCACATCCACTACGGAGTCAATGCAACATCTCCGCCGTGTCGCGATCGTCCAACATGCGCCACAACAACCACCAATGCCAACAACGTTCCAAGCCCACGCGACAAACGAACATGGCACCAAATTCTTTCGGAAAACATGAGAACTGCCTCGCCATGCACAGAATTCACAGAAAATGCTGttaatatttcatcaaattga